In Musa acuminata AAA Group cultivar baxijiao chromosome BXJ3-9, Cavendish_Baxijiao_AAA, whole genome shotgun sequence, a single genomic region encodes these proteins:
- the LOC135649530 gene encoding probable beta-1,3-galactosyltransferase 2 isoform X2: MWTVPEAKDIIRANKAKEHREELVVEGYYSKIMDQKEEARKILGEEGSTTEDDLQMLNKAISNLEMELAAAKMAQESILKGSPIPQELKVIKTRRHKYFMVIGINTAFNSRKRRDSVRDTWMPQGEKRKKLEEEKGIVIRFVIGHGATSGGILDRSVEAEDKKHGDFLRLNHVEGYLELSAKTKTYFATAFSLWDAEFYVKVDDDVHVNIATLGNTLARHRLKPRVYIGCMKCGPVLARKGVRYYEPEHWKFGGDGNKYFRHATGQLYAISNELAAYISINQHILHKYVNEDVSLGSWFIGLDVEHIDDRRLCCGTLPDCEWKAQAGNTCVASFDWSCSGICDSVDRIKEVHQRCGENESTIWNAVF; encoded by the exons ATGTGGACGGTGCCTGAAGCAAAAGATATAATCAGAGCAAACAAGGCCAAAGAACATAGAGAAGAGCTCGTTGTAGAAGGATATTATTCAAAAATA ATGGACCAGAAGGAAGAGGCGAGAAAAATTCTGGGGGAAGAAGGCTCAACAACTGAAGATGACCTTCA AATGCTAAATAAAGCAATATCAAACTTAGAGATGGAGCTAGCAGCAGCAAAGATGGCACAGGAGTCTATACTCAAAGGTTCTCCTATTCCACAAGAACTGAAGGTTATTAAAACAAGAAGACACAAATATTTTATGGTTATAGGAATTAATACTGCTTTTAATAGCCGCAAACGAAGAGATTCAGTTCGTGATACGTGGATGCCGCAAG gtgaaaaaagaaagaagctAGAAGAAGAGAAGGGCATTGTCATCCGCTTTGTTATCGGTCATGG TGCCACTTCTGGTGGAATTCTGGATAGATCAGTTGAAGCTGAGGACAAAAAGCATGGTGATTTCTTGAGGCTT AATCATGTTGAAGGATACCTAGAGTTATCAGCCAAAACAAAAACATATTTTGCCACCGCTTTCTCTTTGTGGGATGCAGAGTTCTATGTTAAAGTTGATGATGATGTACATGTGAATATAG CAACATTGGGAAATACTTTAGCAAGACATCGTTTGAAACCTCGAGTATATATTGGATGCATGAAGTGTGGTCCTGTCCTTGCTCGAAA GGGGGTGAGATATTATGAACCTGAACACTGGAAGTTTGGAGGGGATGGCAACAAATACTTCCGACATGCTACTGGTCAATTGTATGCCATTTCGAATGAATTGGCCGCCTATATATCCATAAACCA GCATATACTGCACAAGTATGTGAACGAGGATGTATCACTAGGATCTTGGTTCATAGGATTAGATGTTGAGCATATTGATGACCGCAGATTATGCTGTGGCACCCTACCTG ATTGTGAGTGGAAGGCCCAGGCAGGCAACACTTGTGTCGCCTCATTCGATTGGAGCTGTAGTGGTATCTGTGATTCTGTTGATAGGATCAAGGAAGTTCATCAGCGTTGTGGCGAAAATGAAAGCACGATCTGGAATGCAGTTTTTTGA
- the LOC135649530 gene encoding probable beta-1,3-galactosyltransferase 2 isoform X1, protein MSSKSKGGGDTVARRWTLLLCLGSFVTGLLFTNRMWTVPEAKDIIRANKAKEHREELVVEGYYSKIMDQKEEARKILGEEGSTTEDDLQMLNKAISNLEMELAAAKMAQESILKGSPIPQELKVIKTRRHKYFMVIGINTAFNSRKRRDSVRDTWMPQGEKRKKLEEEKGIVIRFVIGHGATSGGILDRSVEAEDKKHGDFLRLNHVEGYLELSAKTKTYFATAFSLWDAEFYVKVDDDVHVNIATLGNTLARHRLKPRVYIGCMKCGPVLARKGVRYYEPEHWKFGGDGNKYFRHATGQLYAISNELAAYISINQHILHKYVNEDVSLGSWFIGLDVEHIDDRRLCCGTLPDCEWKAQAGNTCVASFDWSCSGICDSVDRIKEVHQRCGENESTIWNAVF, encoded by the exons AATGTGGACGGTGCCTGAAGCAAAAGATATAATCAGAGCAAACAAGGCCAAAGAACATAGAGAAGAGCTCGTTGTAGAAGGATATTATTCAAAAATA ATGGACCAGAAGGAAGAGGCGAGAAAAATTCTGGGGGAAGAAGGCTCAACAACTGAAGATGACCTTCA AATGCTAAATAAAGCAATATCAAACTTAGAGATGGAGCTAGCAGCAGCAAAGATGGCACAGGAGTCTATACTCAAAGGTTCTCCTATTCCACAAGAACTGAAGGTTATTAAAACAAGAAGACACAAATATTTTATGGTTATAGGAATTAATACTGCTTTTAATAGCCGCAAACGAAGAGATTCAGTTCGTGATACGTGGATGCCGCAAG gtgaaaaaagaaagaagctAGAAGAAGAGAAGGGCATTGTCATCCGCTTTGTTATCGGTCATGG TGCCACTTCTGGTGGAATTCTGGATAGATCAGTTGAAGCTGAGGACAAAAAGCATGGTGATTTCTTGAGGCTT AATCATGTTGAAGGATACCTAGAGTTATCAGCCAAAACAAAAACATATTTTGCCACCGCTTTCTCTTTGTGGGATGCAGAGTTCTATGTTAAAGTTGATGATGATGTACATGTGAATATAG CAACATTGGGAAATACTTTAGCAAGACATCGTTTGAAACCTCGAGTATATATTGGATGCATGAAGTGTGGTCCTGTCCTTGCTCGAAA GGGGGTGAGATATTATGAACCTGAACACTGGAAGTTTGGAGGGGATGGCAACAAATACTTCCGACATGCTACTGGTCAATTGTATGCCATTTCGAATGAATTGGCCGCCTATATATCCATAAACCA GCATATACTGCACAAGTATGTGAACGAGGATGTATCACTAGGATCTTGGTTCATAGGATTAGATGTTGAGCATATTGATGACCGCAGATTATGCTGTGGCACCCTACCTG ATTGTGAGTGGAAGGCCCAGGCAGGCAACACTTGTGTCGCCTCATTCGATTGGAGCTGTAGTGGTATCTGTGATTCTGTTGATAGGATCAAGGAAGTTCATCAGCGTTGTGGCGAAAATGAAAGCACGATCTGGAATGCAGTTTTTTGA
- the LOC135649530 gene encoding probable beta-1,3-galactosyltransferase 2 isoform X3, which translates to MSSKSKGGGDTVARRWTLLLCLGSFVTGLLFTNRMWTVPEAKDIIRANKAKEHREELVVEGYYSKIMDQKEEARKILGEEGSTTEDDLQMLNKAISNLEMELAAAKMAQESILKGSPIPQELKVIKTRRHKYFMVIGINTAFNSRKRRDSVRDTWMPQGEKRKKLEEEKGIVIRFVIGHGATSGGILDRSVEAEDKKHGDFLRLNHVEGYLELSAKTKTYFATAFSLWDAEFYVKVDDDVHVNIATLGNTLARHRLKPRVYIGCMKCGPVLARKGVRYYEPEHWKFGGDGNKYFRHATGQLYAISNELAAYISINQLLQFQAYTAQVCERGCITRILVHRIRC; encoded by the exons AATGTGGACGGTGCCTGAAGCAAAAGATATAATCAGAGCAAACAAGGCCAAAGAACATAGAGAAGAGCTCGTTGTAGAAGGATATTATTCAAAAATA ATGGACCAGAAGGAAGAGGCGAGAAAAATTCTGGGGGAAGAAGGCTCAACAACTGAAGATGACCTTCA AATGCTAAATAAAGCAATATCAAACTTAGAGATGGAGCTAGCAGCAGCAAAGATGGCACAGGAGTCTATACTCAAAGGTTCTCCTATTCCACAAGAACTGAAGGTTATTAAAACAAGAAGACACAAATATTTTATGGTTATAGGAATTAATACTGCTTTTAATAGCCGCAAACGAAGAGATTCAGTTCGTGATACGTGGATGCCGCAAG gtgaaaaaagaaagaagctAGAAGAAGAGAAGGGCATTGTCATCCGCTTTGTTATCGGTCATGG TGCCACTTCTGGTGGAATTCTGGATAGATCAGTTGAAGCTGAGGACAAAAAGCATGGTGATTTCTTGAGGCTT AATCATGTTGAAGGATACCTAGAGTTATCAGCCAAAACAAAAACATATTTTGCCACCGCTTTCTCTTTGTGGGATGCAGAGTTCTATGTTAAAGTTGATGATGATGTACATGTGAATATAG CAACATTGGGAAATACTTTAGCAAGACATCGTTTGAAACCTCGAGTATATATTGGATGCATGAAGTGTGGTCCTGTCCTTGCTCGAAA GGGGGTGAGATATTATGAACCTGAACACTGGAAGTTTGGAGGGGATGGCAACAAATACTTCCGACATGCTACTGGTCAATTGTATGCCATTTCGAATGAATTGGCCGCCTATATATCCATAAACCA ACTCCTTCAATTTCAGGCATATACTGCACAAGTATGTGAACGAGGATGTATCACTAGGATCTTGGTTCATAGGATTAGATGTTGA